One genomic region from Clostridium saccharobutylicum DSM 13864 encodes:
- a CDS encoding tetratricopeptide repeat-containing glycosyltransferase family 2 protein: protein MKNQVSLCMIVKNEEEYLPKCLKSIKDIVDEIIVVDTGSTDKTVEIAKSYGAKIYYFKWNNNFSEARNESLKYATKDWIFILDADDELSLEGREAFKALLDMELDEKAIYHFETLSYYGSVIENGNIAVNLNPRLFKNYRGIHYEGEVHNQLIRVNGEYNAVCNDIKIYHYGYLDKRIISKDKRNRNIPILNEQIKKDPNNKFAYFNLGNEYGAEDDTNKALECYYKAYENFTPDIGFGSLLILRIIVSNLILKKYDEALKFISIGNSNYPKCTDYYFYESIVWKELDRPTLQIKALKKCIELGEPPSELKFIFGTWSYRAYYELGKVYMKYRDYYTAYNYYVDALKSKPDYIEPLYDIANALKAQNVSLEEMKRIIEEFFPEDKKIHYGTIADLFYYIGYYNIALEYIKEYEESVSATENTIMLKSRCLIRTGDFKECTSINYTDKKSSNYIILSMYKVLSFALLNRYEDALFIINSFNEKNLSNYDKKYLGVYSELIKLLTQKSTSMLSEDENDKEYMNIILEVIEILLINNKFDELKVAVNLLNLVNTKYALLYLGKLYYKYGYIDLAKKEILRSIKEVDIYDAEGLDILKY, encoded by the coding sequence ATGAAGAATCAAGTAAGTTTATGTATGATTGTAAAAAATGAAGAAGAATATTTACCCAAATGTCTTAAAAGTATTAAAGATATTGTTGATGAAATAATAGTAGTTGATACAGGTTCTACAGATAAAACAGTAGAAATTGCTAAAAGTTATGGTGCAAAAATTTATTACTTTAAATGGAATAATAATTTTAGTGAAGCTAGAAATGAATCTTTAAAATATGCCACAAAAGATTGGATATTCATATTAGATGCAGATGATGAGTTAAGTTTAGAGGGAAGAGAAGCATTTAAAGCATTACTAGATATGGAATTAGATGAAAAAGCAATTTATCATTTCGAGACATTAAGTTACTATGGAAGTGTCATAGAAAATGGTAATATTGCTGTAAATTTAAATCCACGGTTATTTAAAAATTATCGTGGTATTCATTATGAAGGAGAAGTTCATAATCAATTAATTAGAGTAAATGGAGAGTATAATGCTGTTTGCAATGATATAAAAATATATCATTATGGATACCTTGATAAAAGAATCATTTCTAAAGATAAAAGAAATAGAAATATACCTATTTTGAATGAACAAATTAAAAAAGATCCTAATAATAAATTTGCTTATTTTAATTTGGGAAATGAATATGGGGCAGAAGATGATACAAATAAAGCGTTGGAATGTTATTATAAGGCTTATGAAAATTTTACTCCAGATATAGGTTTTGGTTCTTTGTTGATATTACGAATAATTGTTTCTAATTTAATATTAAAAAAATATGATGAAGCTTTAAAATTTATAAGTATAGGGAATTCAAATTATCCAAAATGTACAGATTATTATTTTTATGAATCAATTGTTTGGAAAGAGCTTGATAGACCTACTCTTCAAATAAAAGCATTGAAAAAGTGTATTGAACTTGGTGAACCGCCTTCTGAATTGAAATTTATATTTGGAACATGGAGTTATAGAGCTTATTATGAGTTAGGTAAAGTCTATATGAAATATAGGGATTATTATACTGCTTATAATTATTATGTTGATGCCTTGAAATCAAAACCTGATTATATTGAACCTTTATATGATATAGCAAATGCATTAAAAGCACAAAATGTATCACTTGAAGAGATGAAAAGAATAATAGAAGAGTTTTTCCCAGAAGACAAAAAGATTCATTATGGAACTATTGCTGATTTATTTTATTATATTGGATATTACAACATAGCATTAGAATATATAAAAGAATATGAAGAATCAGTAAGTGCTACTGAAAATACAATCATGCTAAAATCAAGATGTCTTATAAGAACTGGCGATTTTAAAGAATGTACTAGTATAAATTATACTGATAAAAAAAGCTCAAATTATATAATTTTGTCTATGTATAAAGTTTTAAGTTTTGCATTACTAAATAGATATGAAGATGCATTATTTATAATAAATAGTTTTAATGAAAAGAATTTATCTAATTATGATAAAAAGTATTTAGGGGTATATTCTGAGTTAATAAAATTACTAACCCAAAAATCAACAAGTATGTTGTCAGAGGATGAAAATGATAAAGAATATATGAATATAATTTTAGAAGTTATAGAAATATTGCTTATAAATAATAAATTTGATGAATTAAAAGTAGCTGTTAATTTGCTAAATTTAGTAAACACTAAATATGCATTACTTTATCTTGGAAAATTATATTATAAATATGGATATATTGATCTTGCGAAGAAAGAAATATTAAGATCAATAAAAGAAGTTGATATATATGATGCAGAAGGATTAGATATATTAAAATACTAA
- a CDS encoding nucleotide sugar dehydrogenase: protein MLNKDNLIYKINNKTATVGIVGLGYVGLPLAVEFAKGGYKVLGFDIQEKKVNMINNGENYISDVMNEELKFVIENRRLKASNEIKFLKDTDVILICVPTPLDKYQQPDISYVKESTESVGKYLHEGMLVILESTTYPGTTEELVLPTLEKMSGLKCEKDFYLAFSPERVDPGNSIYHTANTAKVVGGVGRNSTEIAATLYRNVLNSEIFEVSTPRVAEMEKILENTYRNINIGLINEMAVICNKMNINIWEVIEAAKTKPYGFQAFYPGPGLGGHCIPLDPYYLTWKAREYDYHTRLIETSGEINNFMPQYIVQRAASILNKFNKALNKANILILGIAYKSDIDDYRESPALKIIENFQKQGSEVEFYDPYISSYMYKGKEHYGIKLTQEVLRNADLVVITTAHKKYNYSFIQENSIFIFDTRNATKNVQNKDNIELL, encoded by the coding sequence ATGTTAAATAAGGATAACTTAATCTATAAGATTAATAATAAAACAGCAACTGTAGGTATTGTTGGATTAGGATATGTAGGCTTACCTTTGGCAGTTGAATTTGCAAAAGGTGGATATAAAGTATTGGGATTTGATATTCAAGAGAAGAAAGTTAATATGATTAATAATGGAGAAAATTATATCAGTGATGTTATGAATGAAGAACTAAAGTTTGTAATTGAAAATAGAAGATTAAAAGCGAGTAATGAAATTAAGTTTTTGAAAGACACAGATGTAATATTAATTTGTGTTCCTACTCCATTAGATAAGTATCAACAACCTGACATAAGCTATGTTAAAGAATCTACAGAATCAGTTGGAAAGTACTTGCATGAAGGGATGCTCGTAATTCTTGAAAGTACAACTTATCCAGGAACTACTGAAGAATTAGTATTACCTACATTAGAGAAAATGTCTGGTTTAAAGTGTGAAAAAGATTTTTACTTAGCATTTTCACCTGAAAGGGTGGATCCTGGAAATTCAATATATCATACTGCTAATACAGCAAAGGTAGTCGGAGGAGTAGGGAGAAATAGCACGGAAATAGCAGCAACATTATATAGGAATGTTTTAAACAGCGAAATTTTTGAAGTATCTACTCCAAGAGTAGCTGAAATGGAAAAAATTCTTGAAAATACTTATAGAAATATAAATATTGGATTAATTAATGAAATGGCAGTTATATGTAATAAGATGAATATAAATATTTGGGAGGTTATAGAAGCAGCAAAAACTAAGCCTTATGGTTTTCAAGCATTTTATCCAGGTCCCGGGCTTGGCGGACATTGTATACCATTGGACCCATATTATTTAACCTGGAAAGCTCGAGAATATGATTATCACACAAGACTTATAGAAACCTCAGGGGAAATTAATAATTTTATGCCTCAATATATAGTGCAAAGAGCTGCTAGTATATTGAATAAATTTAATAAAGCTTTAAATAAAGCAAATATCTTGATATTAGGAATAGCCTATAAAAGTGATATAGACGATTATCGAGAAAGTCCTGCGCTTAAGATAATAGAAAATTTTCAAAAACAAGGTTCAGAAGTAGAATTTTATGATCCATATATATCATCTTATATGTATAAAGGCAAAGAGCATTATGGAATAAAATTGACACAGGAAGTATTAAGGAATGCAGATTTAGTTGTTATAACTACTGCCCATAAAAAATATAATTATAGCTTTATTCAAGAGAATTCTATATTCATATTTGATACAAGAAATGCAACTAAAAATGTTCAAAATAAAGATAATATTGAATTACTATAA